A single Paenibacillus sp. FSL R5-0517 DNA region contains:
- a CDS encoding M50 family metallopeptidase — translation MIRVWGVRITFHPFFVIIMMASLLTGHFIELITLFAIVFIHECGHAAAAALLGYRVLSIQMLPFGGVAVIEDGGTITAYREIMIALAGPLQNMLMVGVVLLLQYGHLGDPVFLNYIIQGNLLIALFNLLPVLPLDGGKIVQALVSLWAPYYTTLMWTYRISILFSVGVVLYAICRWFTGDYGLPLNILLIGLFLFYSNLTDYRNVPYRFIRFLMNREGAFTRHAAAGSLAQPIISFPAKPLDTILRLLKRERYHMVYVMNRQGQIMAVLPEQRIIGSYFQQNGDKL, via the coding sequence TTGATTAGGGTGTGGGGGGTCCGTATTACGTTTCATCCGTTTTTTGTAATTATCATGATGGCCTCCCTCCTGACTGGACATTTCATTGAACTTATTACGCTGTTTGCCATCGTATTCATTCATGAATGTGGACATGCTGCGGCGGCGGCCCTTCTGGGCTATCGTGTTTTGTCAATCCAGATGCTTCCTTTTGGAGGAGTAGCGGTTATTGAAGATGGAGGTACGATCACGGCCTACCGGGAAATCATGATTGCTCTTGCAGGTCCATTACAAAACATGCTGATGGTTGGTGTGGTTTTATTGTTGCAGTATGGCCATCTCGGCGATCCGGTTTTTCTCAATTATATCATTCAGGGAAACCTGCTCATCGCCCTATTTAATCTGCTGCCTGTACTTCCTCTGGACGGAGGAAAAATTGTTCAGGCGCTTGTCAGTCTGTGGGCACCCTACTATACAACATTAATGTGGACTTACAGAATTAGCATTCTGTTTAGCGTAGGAGTTGTTTTGTATGCGATCTGCCGATGGTTTACTGGAGACTACGGCTTACCGTTAAACATTCTGTTAATCGGTCTTTTTTTGTTCTATTCCAATCTGACGGATTACCGAAATGTACCTTATCGCTTTATTCGTTTTCTGATGAATCGAGAAGGGGCGTTCACTCGTCACGCGGCTGCTGGCAGTTTGGCGCAGCCAATAATCTCATTTCCAGCGAAACCTTTGGACACTATTTTGCGTCTATTAAAGAGAGAAAGATACCATATGGTATACGTGATGAACAGACAGGGACAAATTATGGCCGTATTGCCTGAACAACGCATTATCGGGTCCTATTTTCAACAAAATGGCGATAAATTGTAG
- a CDS encoding M23 family metallopeptidase, translating to MNTKLRIKQRREERIRRLMDGATVEVLQEQKVGSLLDKNEIMHRKPFTPSEGIQERDPEWLWKKENGRFVPGGHSRFNLIKSLLKRTVISALIFGGVWGLFQLDTSWTKAPKTVIADALHRDMDFASAAAWYERHFGGTPSFLPVLGHTTDAVNGSGIRQLLGKPISGTVVQPFALSMKGIEIVPDAAGAELIQVASSDAGRVMEVIGDAASGFTVVIQHTGNVTAIYGRLNESEVNVNDWVEAGNPVGSLKATGGEQPATLYFAVKEGEEYVDPAEVVALD from the coding sequence ATGAACACGAAACTCAGAATCAAGCAGAGACGAGAAGAACGCATTCGGCGACTGATGGATGGAGCCACTGTGGAGGTCTTACAGGAGCAAAAAGTAGGTTCATTGTTGGACAAGAATGAGATCATGCACCGGAAACCGTTTACGCCTAGTGAAGGGATACAAGAAAGAGATCCAGAATGGTTGTGGAAAAAAGAGAACGGTCGTTTCGTTCCAGGGGGGCATTCGAGATTCAACCTAATCAAGTCACTTTTAAAACGAACGGTCATTAGCGCTTTGATATTCGGCGGAGTATGGGGGCTGTTTCAATTAGATACATCGTGGACGAAAGCTCCCAAAACAGTCATTGCCGATGCACTCCATCGAGATATGGATTTTGCCTCTGCAGCAGCCTGGTATGAACGCCATTTTGGAGGAACGCCTTCGTTTCTGCCTGTTCTTGGTCATACGACGGATGCTGTCAATGGCTCAGGCATACGACAATTACTGGGTAAACCAATCTCAGGAACAGTGGTTCAGCCATTCGCGCTGAGCATGAAAGGAATTGAGATCGTTCCGGATGCTGCTGGTGCAGAACTTATACAGGTCGCAAGTTCGGATGCTGGACGTGTCATGGAGGTTATCGGAGATGCAGCAAGTGGATTCACCGTTGTGATTCAACATACAGGCAATGTCACGGCAATATACGGTCGGCTGAACGAAAGTGAAGTGAACGTGAATGATTGGGTGGAAGCGGGGAATCCAGTGGGGAGTCTCAAAGCTACGGGTGGTGAGCAACCGGCCACGCTCTATTTTGCGGTCAAAGAGGGGGAGGAGTACGTAGACCCAGCGGAAGTTGTTGCCCTTGATTAG
- the minD gene encoding septum site-determining protein MinD — MGEAIVITSGKGGVGKTTTSANIGTALALLGKKVCLVDTDIGLRNLDVVMGLENRIIYDLCDVADGRCRLNQALVKDKRFEELYMLPAAQTRDKNSVSPEQVKDIILELKKDFEYVIIDCPAGIEQGFKNAVAGADQAIVVTTPENAAVRDADRVIGLLESSHIQSPKLVVNRIRNNMVKSGDMLDIDGILQVLNIDLIGIVPDDELVIKAANSGEPTVMNPDSLAAIAYRNIARRILGDTVPLMQLEQKKGAFSRFKKFFGMG, encoded by the coding sequence ATGGGAGAGGCGATCGTGATCACTTCGGGTAAAGGCGGCGTGGGTAAAACAACCACCTCGGCAAACATCGGGACAGCGCTGGCGCTGCTCGGCAAAAAGGTTTGTCTGGTAGATACCGATATCGGCCTTCGTAATTTGGATGTCGTGATGGGACTCGAAAACCGTATTATTTACGATCTGTGCGACGTTGCGGACGGCCGCTGCCGTCTGAATCAGGCTTTGGTCAAAGACAAGCGTTTCGAAGAATTATACATGTTGCCTGCGGCGCAGACGAGAGACAAAAACTCGGTATCGCCAGAACAGGTGAAGGATATTATCCTTGAATTGAAAAAAGATTTTGAATACGTCATTATTGATTGCCCCGCAGGGATCGAGCAGGGGTTCAAAAATGCGGTAGCAGGAGCAGATCAGGCCATCGTGGTCACTACACCGGAAAATGCTGCAGTACGTGATGCGGATCGTGTCATCGGCCTGCTGGAGAGTTCACATATTCAATCACCTAAACTGGTGGTGAATCGAATTCGCAATAATATGGTTAAATCGGGTGACATGTTAGATATCGATGGTATTTTACAAGTACTTAATATTGACCTGATTGGCATCGTGCCTGATGATGAACTAGTCATCAAAGCTGCCAATTCAGGAGAACCCACGGTCATGAATCCGGATTCACTTGCAGCGATTGCGTATCGGAATATTGCACGCCGCATTCTGGGAGATACGGTCCCATTAATGCAGCTGGAGCAGAAAAAGGGTGCTTTTTCTCGCTTCAAAAAGTTCTTCGGAATGGGTTAA
- the minC gene encoding septum site-determining protein MinC: MTVKSNHVTIKGIRDGLVFLLDDQCEFEELLYELRYKLEHSHQNILTGPIVHVDIKLGAREVTEDQKEAILDILKQKGNLLIRSIDSPALQPEVKGPPPIVTMCGMVRSGQVLHHEGNLLFLGDINPGGTVTCTGDIYVLGSLRGMAHAGIGGDEEAIIAASVFAPTQLRIADIISRPPDEWESRETGMEFAYLQDNQMQIDKMSNIVRLRRDFNVFKGV, from the coding sequence ATGACGGTAAAATCGAATCACGTAACGATTAAAGGCATCCGAGACGGCCTGGTTTTCCTGTTGGACGATCAATGTGAATTCGAGGAATTGCTCTATGAGCTCCGCTATAAGCTGGAACACAGCCATCAAAATATTTTGACCGGACCGATTGTTCATGTGGATATCAAGTTGGGTGCCCGCGAAGTGACAGAGGACCAGAAAGAAGCAATTCTCGATATACTGAAACAAAAAGGGAATCTGCTTATTCGATCCATCGATTCACCTGCACTCCAACCGGAGGTTAAAGGACCGCCGCCGATTGTAACCATGTGTGGTATGGTGCGTTCTGGTCAGGTGCTTCATCATGAAGGAAATCTCCTGTTTCTTGGAGATATCAATCCGGGGGGCACAGTGACGTGTACCGGAGATATATATGTGTTGGGTTCACTCAGAGGTATGGCTCATGCCGGAATTGGCGGGGACGAGGAAGCAATCATTGCGGCATCGGTATTTGCACCGACGCAGCTACGTATTGCGGATATCATCAGTCGTCCTCCCGATGAATGGGAGAGCCGAGAGACCGGAATGGAATTTGCTTACTTACAGGACAATCAGATGCAGATAGACAAAATGAGCAATATCGTTCGGTTACGCCGAGATTTTAATGTGTTTAAAGGAGTGTAG
- the mreD gene encoding rod shape-determining protein MreD yields the protein MITRKQVLFLLLFVLFIAEGTILPLLIPSGWQMRISANLVYIVILFIAVYHHRHTALVLGIFFGLLHDVVFYGEMIGPYGFSMGLSAYMMGLIFQAPRAPLPVMVSVVILGSLLNDTMLFFLYKLFQLNHVTFDWALIEYMIPNLFIHFVFALIIYVPLRKQLERIGKRRSKTEEAS from the coding sequence ATGATAACGCGCAAGCAAGTCTTGTTCCTGTTGTTATTCGTTTTGTTCATTGCGGAAGGTACGATTTTGCCGCTGCTCATTCCTTCTGGCTGGCAGATGCGTATTTCTGCCAATCTGGTCTATATCGTCATTTTGTTTATCGCCGTATATCATCACCGACACACGGCACTAGTGCTCGGTATATTTTTTGGACTATTGCATGACGTTGTATTCTACGGCGAGATGATTGGACCTTATGGATTTTCGATGGGATTATCGGCGTACATGATGGGACTCATTTTTCAAGCACCTCGTGCACCACTGCCCGTTATGGTATCGGTTGTCATTTTGGGAAGTCTGCTGAATGACACCATGCTATTTTTCCTGTACAAGCTCTTCCAACTTAACCACGTGACCTTTGACTGGGCGTTGATTGAATACATGATTCCTAATTTGTTCATTCATTTTGTGTTTGCCTTGATCATATATGTCCCGCTTCGGAAACAACTGGAGCGGATCGGCAAGAGACGGAGCAAGACAGAAGAAGCTTCCTAA
- the mreC gene encoding rod shape-determining protein MreC, whose translation MFELFKLLGNKRLFVLLVGLVTFIALMGFTLSPRTTLSWPEKFLKDSVGFVQYVFYKPASYVAGFFKDVANMRTVYQENEELRIAMGHYTRDRLKYNDMEQVNEQLQKALNFTEEQKNRYNYGSRIAQVISANSDPNSRTINIDIGENAGIKPGMAVTSQEGLVGVISHVSSYTSTVNLLTSMDANDPTSNAIAATAVGKEKVFGMIESYDPKTGMLKMTKISEDSNIQKDDEIISSGIINNFPKYMRIGKVKSVEKSEYGLTKTATIEPYASFLDWKELIVIIPPEVKE comes from the coding sequence GTGTTCGAACTGTTTAAACTGCTAGGCAACAAAAGACTTTTTGTTTTGCTGGTGGGCCTTGTTACATTTATCGCGTTAATGGGCTTTACGCTCAGTCCGCGAACCACTCTATCCTGGCCGGAGAAATTCCTGAAGGATTCAGTTGGATTTGTACAATACGTATTTTACAAGCCCGCTTCTTATGTAGCGGGCTTTTTTAAAGATGTAGCGAACATGCGTACGGTATATCAAGAGAATGAAGAGCTTCGTATCGCGATGGGTCACTATACCCGGGATCGGCTGAAGTACAATGATATGGAGCAAGTGAATGAGCAGCTTCAGAAAGCGCTCAATTTCACCGAAGAACAGAAGAATCGGTATAATTATGGTTCACGAATTGCTCAGGTTATCAGTGCCAATTCAGATCCGAATAGCAGAACCATTAACATTGATATTGGTGAAAATGCGGGAATTAAGCCGGGGATGGCTGTAACCTCGCAAGAAGGGCTAGTCGGCGTGATTAGTCATGTCAGCTCCTATACATCAACAGTTAATCTGTTAACGTCCATGGACGCCAATGATCCAACATCCAACGCCATTGCAGCAACGGCAGTAGGTAAGGAGAAAGTGTTTGGTATGATTGAGAGTTATGATCCGAAGACGGGCATGCTCAAGATGACCAAAATCTCAGAAGATTCTAATATCCAAAAGGATGATGAGATCATCTCCTCTGGAATTATAAACAATTTTCCGAAGTACATGCGGATTGGGAAAGTGAAGAGTGTCGAGAAAAGTGAGTATGGTTTAACCAAAACAGCTACAATTGAGCCATATGCAAGTTTCCTTGATTGGAAAGAGTTGATTGTCATTATCCCGCCTGAGGTAAAAGAATAA
- a CDS encoding rod shape-determining protein translates to MFGGFTKDLGIDLGTANTLVYVRGKGIVVREPSVVAIRTDTKSIEAVGEAAKKMIGRTPGNIRAIRPMKDGVIADFDTTATMIKYFIREAQKQRSMFQRHPNVMVCVPSGITAVEQRAVEDATKQAGAREAYTIEEPFAAAIGADLPVWEPTGSMVVDIGGGTTEVAVISLGGIVTSRSVRVAGDEMDESVIQYIKRQYNLMIGERTSEQLKMDIGSAMPLEQVETMEIRGRDLVTGLPKTITITSDEISEALADTVNAIVEAVKVTLEKCPPELAADIMDRGIVLTGGGALLRNLDKLLAGETGMPVIVAENPLDCVAIGTGKALENIHLFKSRSSSAVRSKR, encoded by the coding sequence ATGTTTGGTGGTTTTACGAAAGATTTGGGTATTGACTTGGGGACAGCAAATACGTTGGTTTATGTACGAGGAAAAGGAATAGTGGTGCGCGAACCTTCGGTAGTCGCTATACGCACAGATACAAAAAGCATTGAGGCAGTAGGTGAAGCCGCCAAAAAAATGATTGGACGTACACCGGGTAACATTCGTGCCATTCGTCCAATGAAAGATGGCGTTATCGCCGACTTTGATACAACGGCAACAATGATCAAATATTTCATCCGTGAGGCGCAGAAACAACGCTCCATGTTCCAACGTCATCCAAACGTGATGGTATGTGTACCATCCGGGATCACGGCTGTAGAACAACGTGCGGTTGAAGATGCAACCAAACAGGCTGGAGCACGCGAAGCCTATACCATTGAAGAGCCTTTTGCAGCTGCTATTGGTGCGGATCTGCCTGTATGGGAGCCAACAGGTAGTATGGTTGTCGATATTGGTGGCGGTACAACGGAAGTTGCTGTTATCTCTCTTGGTGGGATTGTAACGAGCCGTTCGGTTCGCGTAGCAGGTGACGAGATGGATGAATCCGTTATTCAATACATCAAACGCCAATACAATCTGATGATCGGTGAGCGTACATCGGAGCAGTTGAAGATGGACATCGGATCAGCAATGCCATTGGAGCAAGTAGAAACGATGGAAATTCGTGGACGTGACCTCGTTACAGGTCTGCCGAAGACCATTACGATTACTTCGGACGAGATCAGCGAAGCATTGGCTGATACGGTGAATGCAATTGTTGAAGCGGTAAAAGTAACCCTTGAGAAATGCCCACCTGAACTTGCGGCCGATATTATGGATCGTGGAATCGTTCTTACAGGTGGTGGGGCGCTTCTGCGCAATCTGGACAAGCTTCTGGCTGGTGAGACAGGAATGCCTGTCATTGTGGCTGAGAACCCGCTGGATTGTGTAGCAATCGGAACAGGTAAAGCGTTAGAGAATATTCATTTGTTCAAAAGCAGAAGCAGTTCGGCAGTTCGTTCCAAACGTTAA
- the radC gene encoding DNA repair protein RadC translates to MESPQYMMRDIPQEERPRERMMEYGAGALSHAELLAILLRTGTRQESAVHMAQRILTETGGIRSLMDLSLEELTAMKGIGNAKAVQLKAGIELGHRIAKSRLTQSASIRTPRDAADILIEQLRYLQKEHFVCLFLNSKNHIIAQETLSMGSLNASIVHPREVFRAAIKCSSASIVCAHNHPSGDPTPSPEDIQITKRLIEAGAIVGIDVLDHIIIGDGTYVSLKEKGLV, encoded by the coding sequence ATGGAGTCGCCTCAATACATGATGCGCGACATCCCCCAGGAAGAACGCCCGAGAGAACGCATGATGGAATACGGGGCGGGCGCCTTAAGCCATGCTGAATTGCTGGCCATTTTACTTCGAACAGGCACAAGACAGGAATCCGCGGTGCATATGGCACAGCGGATTCTGACCGAAACGGGTGGCATTCGCTCGTTAATGGATCTGAGTCTGGAAGAATTGACTGCAATGAAAGGGATTGGCAATGCCAAGGCTGTACAATTGAAAGCTGGCATTGAGCTGGGGCATCGGATTGCCAAGAGCAGACTCACACAGTCGGCTTCAATCCGCACACCGCGTGATGCAGCTGACATCCTGATCGAACAATTGCGTTATTTGCAAAAAGAACATTTTGTGTGTCTCTTTCTGAATAGCAAAAATCATATTATTGCCCAGGAAACACTCTCCATGGGCAGCCTTAACGCTTCGATTGTACATCCGCGTGAAGTGTTCCGGGCTGCCATCAAATGCAGCAGCGCATCTATTGTGTGCGCACACAACCATCCGAGCGGTGATCCTACGCCCAGTCCGGAGGATATCCAAATAACCAAGAGACTGATTGAAGCAGGCGCTATTGTTGGCATTGACGTGCTTGATCATATTATTATCGGAGATGGAACGTACGTAAGTTTGAAGGAGAAGGGCTTAGTATAA
- a CDS encoding Maf family protein: MDNTKQRPIILASTSPRRKELIASLHLAFDVIPSHANEDTPPEWTPEQTVQELALRKALAVYRGLEGREQEAIIVGSDTVVVLDGEILGKPVDEADAERMLSRLQGRVHRVFTGVACIDTGNGQSLVHYRQTDVTMKELSDATIRAYVKTGEPSDKAGSYAIQGIGASLVDRIEGCYFNVVGLPLSLLSDMLDGFGVHVLPRT, encoded by the coding sequence TTGGATAACACAAAGCAGCGCCCTATTATTCTGGCCTCCACATCGCCTCGGCGCAAGGAACTGATCGCATCACTCCACCTAGCGTTTGATGTAATACCAAGTCATGCCAATGAAGATACACCGCCAGAGTGGACCCCTGAACAGACGGTACAGGAGCTTGCTTTGCGCAAGGCGCTTGCTGTGTATCGGGGGCTTGAAGGCCGCGAGCAGGAAGCCATTATTGTTGGTAGTGACACCGTTGTTGTTCTGGATGGTGAGATTCTGGGCAAACCCGTAGATGAAGCGGATGCTGAACGTATGTTATCCCGGCTGCAGGGCCGTGTGCATCGGGTGTTTACGGGCGTCGCTTGTATTGATACGGGCAATGGACAGTCGTTAGTTCATTACCGCCAGACCGATGTAACGATGAAAGAACTGTCGGATGCGACCATCCGTGCTTATGTGAAGACAGGTGAGCCTTCGGACAAGGCAGGATCTTATGCCATTCAGGGCATTGGCGCTTCACTGGTCGACCGTATTGAAGGATGTTATTTTAATGTGGTTGGCTTGCCGCTATCCTTGCTAAGTGACATGCTGGACGGGTTCGGCGTACATGTGTTGCCACGAACATGA
- a CDS encoding DUF4321 domain-containing protein, with product MKKNFGMLLLFLLLGWMAGAWIAKALQPVKAVAFLTKATTIRWSPQADLDIISYDISLQFQMSLLSLIGMIAAVWLYRRL from the coding sequence ATGAAAAAAAACTTCGGCATGTTATTGCTGTTTCTGCTGCTCGGCTGGATGGCCGGAGCGTGGATCGCCAAGGCACTGCAGCCTGTTAAGGCAGTAGCCTTTCTTACGAAAGCCACGACCATACGTTGGTCGCCGCAGGCTGATCTTGATATTATCAGTTATGATATTTCACTTCAATTTCAAATGAGCCTTCTGAGTCTGATCGGTATGATTGCCGCTGTGTGGCTATATCGCAGACTGTAG
- a CDS encoding SPOR domain-containing protein, giving the protein MSNARMTFRFGDHESDKPENKRSSASSPLVSLSEELPHNQLLTPKQMDTTPSWTPEDIPGDWGETVLTSSTVPEPDERVSPDSNSNFDEHHYLGNRSGYGYDNYSEGPEEERRYRSNAQEDQGHDWLADSENYSYKRNRPPRGWKMIGSVTGALVTGALFGMVILSFFNKEGAVKPDDLLPANQAVSTVTGQDGTAGTEQQTAATGSTYYALQYGVFSSPERAEQAKLELAQAGIAAGSDPEDGNRVYAGISADREEAKLLSSRLKAQGVELYVKEIVNPEINPAIFGGKQEDVQLFFTNSSALVEQLSTLSIQQLGQSAPTAVSAETMAAIQNKHQSWLTGLNSLSPGLTAEVQPIVGGMEKSMNDAITAIAEYNKNPDDVHMWSVQSDLMEYVLQQKKWLEAIKQ; this is encoded by the coding sequence GTGAGCAATGCTAGAATGACGTTTCGCTTCGGGGATCATGAGTCGGACAAGCCTGAAAACAAGAGGAGTTCCGCATCCAGTCCATTGGTGTCGTTAAGTGAAGAATTACCGCATAATCAACTGCTAACGCCTAAGCAGATGGATACGACCCCATCATGGACGCCAGAGGATATTCCCGGAGACTGGGGAGAGACGGTGCTGACAAGCTCTACTGTACCTGAACCTGACGAGAGGGTGAGCCCTGATTCGAACTCGAATTTTGATGAGCACCATTATCTAGGAAACCGTTCCGGTTACGGTTATGATAATTATTCAGAAGGTCCGGAGGAAGAGCGTCGCTATCGGTCTAATGCCCAAGAGGATCAGGGCCACGACTGGCTTGCAGATTCGGAGAACTATTCCTATAAGCGCAATCGTCCTCCAAGGGGCTGGAAAATGATTGGTTCTGTCACTGGGGCACTTGTTACCGGAGCACTCTTTGGCATGGTGATTCTCTCATTTTTTAATAAAGAAGGAGCCGTCAAGCCAGACGATCTTCTGCCCGCCAATCAGGCAGTTTCCACTGTGACCGGTCAGGACGGGACTGCAGGTACAGAACAGCAGACAGCGGCGACTGGCAGCACGTATTATGCACTTCAATACGGCGTGTTCAGTTCTCCTGAACGAGCTGAGCAGGCCAAGCTTGAACTGGCTCAGGCAGGTATAGCCGCAGGGTCTGATCCTGAAGATGGTAATCGAGTATATGCAGGCATTTCGGCTGACCGTGAAGAGGCCAAGCTACTTAGCTCCAGGCTAAAAGCTCAGGGAGTCGAACTGTATGTCAAGGAGATCGTGAACCCTGAGATCAATCCGGCTATATTCGGTGGCAAGCAAGAGGATGTGCAGCTTTTCTTCACAAACAGTTCTGCACTGGTCGAACAATTGTCTACCTTGTCCATTCAGCAGTTGGGACAATCTGCACCGACAGCAGTCTCTGCAGAAACGATGGCCGCGATTCAGAATAAACACCAGTCATGGTTAACCGGTTTGAATAGTCTCTCACCCGGCCTGACTGCGGAGGTACAGCCTATTGTTGGTGGAATGGAGAAATCAATGAACGATGCAATAACGGCTATTGCAGAGTACAACAAAAATCCGGATGATGTGCACATGTGGTCCGTGCAGTCCGATCTGATGGAATATGTACTACAGCAGAAAAAATGGCTCGAAGCGATTAAGCAGTAA
- the murC gene encoding UDP-N-acetylmuramate--L-alanine ligase: protein MSAIARVMLEMGYTVTGSDVASQELTEKLAAKGAKIYIGHTAEHVTGADLVVYSTAAPADNVERVAAAELNIPILHRSQMLARLLNERKGVAVAGAHGKTTTSSMIALVMDKCDTDPTYIIGGEIMNVGTNAKAGQGDWVVAEADESDGSFLQYHPWLGIVTNIEADHLENYNSDFEELKKAYVQFLSQIRPEGTAIVCSDDENVQAILPELKSRITTYGIDRAADYTATDIVLGDRRISFTMNHQGAPMGTVELSVPGKHNVYNAMATVITCLEAGIPFEKIVAAIIQFHGAKRRFQVLGEARDMLIIDDYAHHPTEIEATISAAKATGKRIIAVFQPQRYTRTFFLLDAFSRAFAEADEVLITDIYSPAGEKQIEGVTSAKLVELIVQNSNASARYLPTKEEVVADLQHRLQPGDLVITMGAGDIWKVGDTLAQGLK from the coding sequence ATGAGTGCCATCGCTAGAGTTATGTTGGAAATGGGATACACCGTTACCGGATCGGATGTCGCTTCACAGGAGTTGACCGAGAAGTTGGCAGCCAAGGGAGCGAAAATATATATCGGCCATACAGCAGAGCACGTCACTGGAGCAGACCTGGTTGTTTACTCTACGGCAGCGCCTGCTGATAATGTGGAACGGGTAGCAGCTGCAGAGCTCAACATTCCGATTCTGCATCGTTCCCAGATGCTTGCACGTTTGTTAAATGAACGTAAAGGTGTGGCTGTGGCTGGAGCCCACGGTAAAACCACCACCTCATCCATGATTGCACTGGTTATGGATAAATGTGATACGGACCCGACATATATCATTGGCGGAGAGATCATGAATGTGGGCACCAACGCCAAGGCAGGCCAGGGCGACTGGGTAGTTGCCGAGGCCGACGAGAGCGATGGCTCATTTTTGCAGTACCATCCATGGCTCGGTATTGTAACCAATATTGAGGCAGATCATCTGGAGAATTACAACAGTGATTTTGAGGAACTCAAAAAGGCTTATGTGCAGTTCCTGAGCCAGATTCGTCCGGAAGGAACAGCCATTGTGTGCTCAGACGACGAGAATGTTCAAGCGATTTTGCCAGAACTCAAGTCACGGATTACAACCTATGGTATTGATCGTGCTGCGGATTATACGGCAACGGATATTGTATTGGGCGATCGCCGTATCTCCTTTACGATGAATCATCAGGGTGCTCCTATGGGCACGGTGGAATTATCAGTGCCAGGTAAGCATAACGTTTATAATGCGATGGCTACTGTAATTACCTGTCTGGAAGCAGGTATTCCATTTGAGAAGATTGTGGCAGCGATCATCCAGTTCCACGGAGCCAAACGCAGATTCCAGGTATTGGGCGAGGCGCGTGATATGCTGATCATCGATGATTATGCGCATCACCCGACGGAGATTGAAGCGACTATTAGTGCAGCCAAAGCGACAGGCAAACGTATTATTGCGGTATTCCAGCCACAGCGTTATACGCGTACGTTCTTCCTGTTGGATGCGTTCAGTCGTGCTTTCGCGGAAGCGGATGAGGTGCTTATTACGGATATCTATTCTCCTGCGGGCGAAAAACAGATCGAAGGGGTAACCTCCGCCAAACTGGTTGAACTAATCGTTCAAAACAGTAATGCTTCTGCACGGTACCTTCCTACGAAAGAAGAAGTTGTAGCTGATCTGCAGCATCGTTTGCAGCCAGGAGACCTGGTGATTACGATGGGTGCAGGTGATATCTGGAAAGTTGGAGATACACTTGCCCAAGGCTTGAAATAG